The Actinocorallia herbida DNA window ACTTCACCGCGTCCGCCCCCGGCGAAAAACTCGTCGGCGACATCACCTACGTCGAAACATGGGAGGGCTGGATCTATCTGGCGACGGTGATCGACTGCTATTCCAGAGCCGTCATCGGCTGGGCGATCGGCGAGGACTACAAGACCCCGCTGATCGAGAAGGCGATCGGCATGGCGGCCCGAAACCACCGGCTGGCCGAAAGCGCGATATTTCACAGCGACCGCGGAAGCAATTACATGTCCAGGCAGTTCGCCGAGACCCTGCGGCGCCTCCGGCTACGGCAATCGACCGGGCGGACCGGAGTCTGCTGGGATAACGCACTCGCGGAATCCTTCTTCGCCGCGCTGAAGAACGAGCGCGTCCATCGGACGGAATATCCCACTCGAGAACACGCACGCCGGGACATCATCAAATACATCGAGCTCTGGTATAATCCCCGGCGACGGCATTCAGCACTCGGCAACAAGAGCCCGGCCCAGGTTCACACTGAACCTTTTCCATCACGCGTGCGCTGATGCTTCGCGGTTTTGGAGGACGCTGATGGCCTTGGCGAGGTGGCCTGCGCGGTGCGGGCAGCAGCGGAGTTTGGCGAGGATCTTCCATGACTTCAGCTGGGCGTTCGCGCGTTCACCCGGGCCGCGGAGCTTGGCGTGCGCTCGGTTCGCCTGCTTCTGTGACGGCGGCTTGTTCTTGCCCTTGTACGGGACCAGGATCGCCGGGCCGGCGCCGACGTAGCCCTTGTCGGCCAAGACGATCAGCCCGCACGTGGCCAGGGCGCGGATGATGCCCCAGTTCCGGGCCGCTTTCAGGTCATGGATCGAGCCGGGCACCGCCCCCGACACCCACACGATCTGGCCATCCGGACCAGCGATGACCTGCAGATTCACCCCATGCTGCTTGTGCTTGCCCGAGAAGAACGGCCGGTCGGCGCGCAGGCGGTCGATCGCGATCAGGGTGCCGTCCAGGATCACGTGTCCGACCCCGTCCTTCTTCGCCCGGGCGAGCGCCTTGCCCAGCTTCGGCGAGCGGGCCGACAACCACGCCACCACCTCGTTCACGTACCTCCACGCGGTCGTCGTCCCCACCCCGAAACCCGCTCCGAGCTGCGCGAACGTATCCCCGTTCTTCAGATACGCCAGCGCCATCAACGCCTGCTTCCCGGCGTTCAACGCCCGGCCCTTGCTCTTCAACTTCGCCCGTTCCCGCCGGACAAGACCGGTCAGGTAGATCAGGGTCGAACGCGACAACGGCAGCGAAGCACGATAGAAAAGCACGTGAAACCTCTGGTCGGGGGCGGTTGGAGGTCAGAGACCACCTCTCCTACCAGGGGTTTCTTCACGTCCACGACCAACCGCGCCGCACGCAATCAGGTCGTGATCAACAGCCCCTCAGAAGCTGCTGGAAAACGCTCACTGAGTACCTGAACTCCCAGCTCTCAGCGTGAACTGACCGCAAATAGAGCTGTCCGGAATCAGCGGGGCACATCAGATCTACATGTGCGAGCGGTCGATCCTCCATGCCCCTCGTGCGTCAGCGATGCGCTGGCCGAGGGCGTTCCGCGGTGAGGACGGAGCTGGCCCGGTCAAGGAAGTTCGCTACGGGTTGGGATGCTCGGTACGGGGTGAGGGCGGTGGTCAGCTGGGATAGGTGGCCTCGGCAGCGGGCCGAATCGACCTGGCCTTGGAGCAGGGTGAGGGACTGGTTCGCGTGGGCGAGGGCCTTCTCCAGGTCGGGGTGGGGCTGGCGGATGTAGGTGGTGGCCAGGAGGGTGTTGCGGAGGGCGTCTTCTCGGGAGTAATCGAGGCCCTGGAGGGATTGGCGCAGGTGGTGGCGGGCGCGGGTGTGGTCGCCGGTGCGCAGGTGGCAGTAGCCAGCTTGGCCGTGGGCGTGGGCCGGGGTCATCCAGTAGCTCCACGCCGGGTCGCTGGTCGTGGGGGCTGTGTCGGTCAGGGCGTCGAAGGCTTCGTCGATGGAGCGGCGGGTGTCGGTGTCGCGGCGGGCGGGGGTTGTGGTGCGGTCGTTGGCGTGGGCTTCGGCGAGGCGGAGGGACAGAATGGCCTTCACCTTGGGGCTGGTGCCGGGGTAGCCGGTTCGGGCGGTGTCGGCCAGGACGACGGCTTCCCGGTTGTGGTTGAGGTCTTTGGCCTGGCAGGACATGAAGCCGAGGATGTTGGCGCCCAGGGCTCGGTCCCCGGCGGTGTGGGCGGCGTGGAGGCTGGCGATCCAGTAGCGCTGGGCTCGGGCGTGCTGGTCGGCGTCGAAGGCGAGGAATCCGGAGAGGCGGAGGAGTTCGCCAGCGGTGGCGTGGAGTCTGCGGCCGACCGTGTCGGTGTAGCGGCCCTCATTGAGGAGGGTGGAGACGTAGCGGAGGTGGTGGAGGACCAGGTCGAGGAGGTTGCCTCCGCCGACTCTGTCGTCCATGAGGCGGAGGTGGCCGGTCATCTCGTCGAGGTGG harbors:
- a CDS encoding transposase family protein, yielding MLFYRASLPLSRSTLIYLTGLVRRERAKLKSKGRALNAGKQALMALAYLKNGDTFAQLGAGFGVGTTTAWRYVNEVVAWLSARSPKLGKALARAKKDGVGHVILDGTLIAIDRLRADRPFFSGKHKQHGVNLQVIAGPDGQIVWVSGAVPGSIHDLKAARNWGIIRALATCGLIVLADKGYVGAGPAILVPYKGKNKPPSQKQANRAHAKLRGPGERANAQLKSWKILAKLRCCPHRAGHLAKAISVLQNREASAHA